Below is a genomic region from Candidatus Polarisedimenticolia bacterium.
CGGGTCTTTCCCGGCATTCGGCACGCGGATAGATGGACCAGAAGATCCGAATCGGATTCGTGATTGGCCAGCTTCACGTGGGGGGCTACGAGCGGCAGCTCTACGAGCTGGTCACCCGGATGCTGGGAAGTTCGTTCGAGCCCTTCGTCTATTGTCTGTCGGATGAGGTGGAGCCTTACGGGACGCGGCTGCAGGAGGCCGGCGTTCCCCTGCGCGTGATTCCCCGGCGCAGGAGCTTCCAGCTGTCGCGCGCGCTGCACACCGCCCGCCTGATCCGCCGGGACCGCATCGATGTGGTCCATTCCTGGGCGCCGGGAACGAATTTCTACGCCGGCCTCGCTTCCCTGCTGGGCGGCTTTCTTCCGATGGTGTCCTCGAACTGGGGCACCAATCCCACGCCCCACTTCCTGCCGACCTTCCTGGACGGGCTCGCTTTCAAGCTGAGCGGCCAGATTGTCGTGAATTCAGAGATCGGCCGCGAATGGACGTCGAAGGTATACGGGGTATCCCCCGACCGGATCCGGGTGATTCGCAACTGGCTCGACACCACGCGGTTCGAGATCCGCGACAACCCCGAAGCCGCCAAGACCTCCCTGGGGCTCCCGAGCAGCGCTCCGGTAGCCGGATTCGTCGGGCGTCTATCCTCGGAGAAGGGCATCTCTCTATTTCTGGATG
It encodes:
- a CDS encoding glycosyltransferase: MDQKIRIGFVIGQLHVGGYERQLYELVTRMLGSSFEPFVYCLSDEVEPYGTRLQEAGVPLRVIPRRRSFQLSRALHTARLIRRDRIDVVHSWAPGTNFYAGLASLLGGFLPMVSSNWGTNPTPHFLPTFLDGLAFKLSGQIVVNSEIGREWTSKVYGVSPDRIRVIRNWLDTTRFEIRDNPEAAKTSLGLPSSAPVAGFVGRLSSEKGISLFLDVAHDVAARLPESRFLVAGDGPLLQDMVRKSQDLRIADRVLFAGFREDIPHVLAAIDLLVLASTSEGLPNVVLEAMAAGRPVISTRVGGCSEIIDDGATGYLTDSGDREALARRVTEVLSSPDRGRSLGEAGRRRAISEFSTADLLRPMEQIYTRMRETSRQTAAHMAR